One Syntrophorhabdus sp. DNA window includes the following coding sequences:
- the rpiB gene encoding ribose 5-phosphate isomerase B, which translates to MKIAIGSDHAGFELKEYIKGVLPAGEYDVTDVGTHSPASVDYPDFGLEVARRVAAGEADRGILICGTGIGMSIVANKVRGIRAALVCDLYTAAQSRRHNDANVLVLAGRVTGKGLAEEIVKTWLSTEFEGGRHSGRLRKIEAFEKNTDR; encoded by the coding sequence AATACATAAAAGGCGTTCTCCCGGCCGGAGAGTACGACGTGACGGACGTGGGAACGCACTCCCCGGCATCCGTCGACTACCCCGACTTCGGTTTGGAGGTTGCGAGACGCGTCGCGGCCGGTGAAGCGGACAGGGGCATACTTATCTGCGGAACAGGGATCGGAATGAGCATAGTGGCGAACAAGGTCAGAGGCATCCGTGCCGCTCTCGTTTGCGATCTCTACACTGCTGCCCAGAGCCGCAGGCACAATGACGCCAACGTGCTCGTTCTCGCGGGCAGGGTCACAGGAAAAGGCCTTGCCGAAGAGATAGTGAAGACGTGGCTTTCCACTGAGTTCGAAGGTGGCAGACACTCTGGCAGGTTGAGGAAAATAGAGGCTTTCGAAAAAAACACGGACAGGTAA